From Oreochromis niloticus isolate F11D_XX linkage group LG14, O_niloticus_UMD_NMBU, whole genome shotgun sequence, one genomic window encodes:
- the trmt9b gene encoding putative tRNA methyltransferase 9B: MMEEAASQLERDHVHNVYDKIAPYFNDSRYKAWPKVRQFLLELQPGSIVADIGCGNGKYLHINKDVFKLGCDVCRPLVDFAWSQGHEVQMCDGLHLPYRDSCFDAVLSIAVIHHLSTKERRIRAIKEMARTLRVGGRIMIYVWAMEQKRRKFEKQDIFVPWNPNPQFLPGLNKPRRRTTAQSVSEAIDNTEKHRKVRSTSSVADEEDLGRTTPQQRTHKLWFFSRSLDSVFDFGSLGISRSSSRDMSTLSSPTGENEGNKFNLSGRGRGLIKQVSSFFSPPSVIGSEEDVFVTEQHKGPNNSGGNGTTNNSSPVSLVQECGSLALPDLVSLQGEDLKQSEDERDGGLLGEELQESTQSPQGSEGQVEDSCLRYYHVFREGELAELIENHVEELHVKHTYFDHANWCVVAEKIQVWKI, translated from the exons ATGATGGAGGAGGCTGCCAGCCAGCTTGAAAGAGATCATGTACACAATGTCTACGACAAGATTGCTCCATATTTCAACGACAGCCGCTATAAAGCCTGGCCGAAGGTACGGCAGTTCCTCCTGGAACTGCAGCCTGGGAGCATCGTTGCTGACATTG GTTGTGGTAATGGTAAGTATCTCCACATCAACAAGGACGTGTTCAAGCTGGGGTGTGACGTTTGTCGCCCCCTGGTGGATTTTGCCTGGAGCCAAGGACATGAGGTCCAGATGTGTGATGGGCTGCATTTGCCTTACAGAGACAGCTGCTTTGATGCTGTGCTCTCTATTGCAG TCATTCATCATCTGTCCACCAAAGAGCGTCGTATTCGAGCAATAAAGGAGATGGCTCGCACTCTGCGAGTGGGCGGACGCATTATGATCTACGTGTGGGCCATGGAGCAGAAACGTCGTAAATTTGAGAAACAGGACATCTTTGTTCCTTGGAACCCGAATCCTCAATTCCTTCCAGGCCTCAACAAACCGAGGAGGAGAACCACAGCACAGAGTGTGAGCGAAGCCATagacaacactgaaaagcacaggaaGGTTAGAAGCACATCCTCTGTGGCAGACGAAGAAGATCTCGGTCGCACTACGCCACAGCAGAGGACACACAAACTGTGGTTCTTCTCCAGGTCTCTTGATTCTGTGTTCGACTTCGGAAGCTTGGGGATCTCCCGTTCATCCTCCAGAGACATGAGCACTTTATCTTCACCCACAGGTGAAAATGAGGGGAACAAGTTCAACCTGAGCGGGAGAGGACGAGGGCTTATCAAGCAAGTCTCAAGTTTCTTTTCTCCTCCATCTGTGATTGGATCAGAAGAGGATGTCTTCGTCACAGAGCAGCACAAGGGACCGAATAATTCTGGAGGCAATGGCACCACTAACAACAGCAGCCCAGTGTCTTTAGTCCAGGAGTGTGGCTCTCTGGCTCTACCAGATCTAGTCTCCTTGCAGGGGGAGGACCTAAAGCAGTCTGAAGATGAAAGAGATGGAGGGCTGCTGGGAGAAGAGCTGCAGGAAAGCACACAGAGTCCTCAGGGGAGTGAAGGGCAGGTGGAAGACTCCTGCCTGAGGTACTACCATGTCTTCAGGGAGGGAGAGCTGGCAGAGCTGATAGAGAATCATGTCGAAGAGCTTCATGTGAAACACACCTACTTTGATCACGCCAATTGGTGTGTGGTGGCAGAGAAAATTCAGGTATGGAAAATATGA